In a genomic window of Scheffersomyces stipitis CBS 6054 chromosome 4, complete sequence:
- the PET9 gene encoding ADP/ATP carrier protein (similar to AAC1 and AAC3~go_component membrane~go_function binding~go_process transport~go_component membrane~go_function binding~go_process transport) has product MDSFFVDFMMGGVSAAVSKTAAAPIERVKLLIQNQDEMIKQGRLARKYNGIIECFSRTASEEGIGSFWRGNTANVIRYFPTQALNFAFKDRYKKMFGFKKEEGYWPWFAGNLASGAMAGATSQVFVYSLDYARTRLANDAKSATGAGERQYKGLVDVYKQTLATDGIAGLYRGFVPSIAGIIVYRGLYFGLYDSLKPVVLIGPLEGNFLASFLLGWAVTTGASTASYPLDTVRRRMMMTSGQAVKYKGTLDCFQQIIAKEGFSSLFKGCGANILRGVAGAGVISMYDQFQMILFGKKF; this is encoded by the coding sequence ATGGATTCGTTCTTCGTTGACTTCATGATGGGTGGAGTGTCCGCCGCAGTGTCTAAGACGGCTGCTGCTCCCATTGAGAGagtcaagttgttgatcCAGAACCAGGATGAGATGATCAAGCAAGGTCGTTTGGCCAGAAAATATAATGGGATTATCGAGTGTTTTAGCAGAACAGCATCTGAGGAAGGTATTGGGTCCTTCTGGAGAGGAAATACTGCTAATGTCATCAGGTACTTCCCTACTCAAGCGTTGAACTTTGCTTTCAAAGACCGttacaagaagatgtttggtttcaagaaggaagaaggtTATTGGCCATGGTTTGCTGGTAATTTGGCTTCTGGTGCAATGGCAGGTGCAACATCTCAGGTGTTTGTCTATTCATTGGATTATGCAAGGACCAGATTGGCAAACGACGCCAAATCTGCTACAGGGGCTGGTGAGAGACAGTACAAAGGTTTAGTAGATGTCTACAAGCAGACTTTAGCTACAGATGGAATTGCTGGGTTGTACAGAGGCTTTGTACCTTCAATTGCTGGTATTATTGTCTACAGAGGTCTTTACTTTGGTCTTTACGATTCCCTCAAACCTGTTGTCTTGATTGGGCCATTGGAAGGTAACTTCTTGGCCTCTTTTTTGTTAGGTTGGGCTGTCACCACTGGTGCTTCCACTGCCTCTTACCCATTGGACACtgtcagaagaagaatgatgATGACGTCTGGACAAGCTGTCAAATATAAGGGAACGTTGGATTGTTTCCAACAGATTATTGCTAAAGAAGGCTTTTCGTCTTTATTCAAGGGTTGTGGTGCCAACATCTTGAGAGGTGTAGCTGGTGCTGGAGTCATTTCGATGTACgatcaattccaaatgatcctttttggaaagaagttTTAG
- a CDS encoding predicted protein, giving the protein MDDSAERDILKRNDRLHKDISSSIDSLVEIARNSSLTDHDKKDASTVTFQRLKLWINEFEPSPKLLDIHLAEYIDKLTTLFLWLFRHSHHSSDLTKGIGATIYELSKIRGFKFVTNFFSSDLYLVGTLIDIVSTLENDNEKFLGLIWLSNLVLVPFRLLEIDSEMVARVLQLAITNLKLHSNASKNQLVASILLSRLVTRSDTPISLRHYMLDVVEPEWQETGKLHNESVKLGHLMTINKILKRPESDLYEPYLPLIYELVCIDLLALRQAPDSVNNLNITYLIKILSKLSKFYIHRDNYDMVAAVINNLLHDIMDVLINKFDTNNRYAMAKALGHLSLSLSHPAINYQHQLIIHLIKQLELPLQMDTFSSQMEINSDNIFIPKYHTILLFLGYIALNKSMPLEFVNVVLTIVHKTLFIRQYRLTSVVGTQLRDTSCFVIWAISRMLKPANLVPKDASKMMETIFVDLVKVSVFDEELLIRRCGMAVLQEYVGRFGSILYQYSSGEERGNRIVSFIQLFNSQSIKTIRSSYEIILQLLEQQFDRNIFIGELLQNSTDDSKSYEVRKLSATYLRKVLACKQKNVIIGSDSFPDYGVFDFVTRFIECGNLTAACEVLDKIDVKRVEHKLVELNSSFSFDFHRDSIEKAIGYLRLLSKLVEGCNYKFQESDWTNLLDISRVRNKHEELIPLFKEVIQVHHATPDSIALKMRDLIKSNNLILSRTTLHDSSLSKSSFETIFELVYDTSVDCEIRANMVSSLDFFVDTPEFFDDIRVENLLHLLDDYTITNQGDVGSKVRLATLGVIKQNFSMFVKKEDILMGKLLRLSGELIDKIRISSFELFLRGMNIQHPMNANNDIGKYYSSLFTVYLSNPRVSTWANSFWKGVCYSIGATAANRSVINESFHQLLKYLESGDRCQDLKEVLLLLNTTTSVSDRQSKGWVSVLNVFVKLFECNYRFPSDFPFESLYVKCYNLHINTKNSARIGAVMRIFLYLILSDQVDSNLKSKVTARLLWICCNHRFEGTRELGSSLIFELANEIMSEEAMEYISAIDWKQSPAKLKIHITDLQRFF; this is encoded by the coding sequence ATGGACGACTCGGCTGAACGAGATATACTCAAACGAAACGACCGTCTCCATAAAGACATCAGCTCTTCTATAGATTCGCTCGTAGAAATCGCCAGAAATTCACTGCTCACGGATCACGATAAGAAAGATGCCTCAACTGTGACTTTTCAGAGACTCAAATTGTGGATTAATGAGTTCGAGCCCTCGCCTAAGTTGCTTGATATCCATTTGGCCGAGTATATTGACAAGTTAACAACGTTGTTCTTATGGCTATTTCGTCATTCGCACCATTCCAGCGACTTGACTAAAGGAATAGGTGCAACCATCTATGAATTGTCCAAGATCAGAGGGTTCAAGTTTGTAaccaatttcttctccagtGATTTATACCTTGTAGGCACTCTTATTGATATCGTGTCCACGCTTGAGAATGATAACGAGAAGTTTCTTGGTCTCATATGGCTCTCAAACTTGGTTCTAGTGCCGTTTCGTCTACTTGAAATCGACTCTGAAATGGTTGCCAGagttttgcaattggccattaccaacttgaaattgcATTCAAATGCTTCAAAGAACCAACTTGTAGCACTGATCTTGCTTTCACGTCTAGTGACTAGATCAGATACCCCGATATCTCTCAGACACTACATGCTTGATGTAGTGGAACCGGAGTGGCAGGAGACTGGAAAACTTCATAACGAATCTGTAAAACTCGGTCACCTAATGACAATTAATAAGATCCTCAAGAGACCAGAGTCGGACTTGTATGAACCATACTTGCCCCTCATTTACGAATTGGTCTGTATAGATTTGCTAGCCTTAAGACAAGCTCCAGACTCTGTCAACAACCTCAATATCACCTATTTAATCAAAATACTCAGCAAATTATCCAAATTCTATATTCATCGAGACAACTATGATATGGTAGCAGCAGTGATTAATAACTTGTTGCATGATATTATGGACGTACTTATCAATAAGTTTGATACTAATAATCGATATGCCATGGCGAAGGCACTCGGCCATCTTAGTCTTAGCCTTTCGCATCCAGCAATCAACTACCAGCACCAATTAATAATACATTTGATTAAGCAACTAGAATTGCCTTTGCAAATGGACACCTTTTCATCTCAAATGGAGATTAACTCAGACAATATTTTCATTCCCAAATACCATACAATTTTACTATTCTTAGGCTATATTGCCCTCAACAAGTCGATGCCGCTAGAATTCGTAAATGTGGTGCTTACCATTGTCCACAAGACGCTCTTTATTCGACAATATCGTCTTACATCAGTTGTTGGAACTCAATTGCGAGACACATCTTGCTTCGTTATTTGGGCCATAAGTCGAATGCTTAAACCTGCAAATCTTGTACCTAAAGATGCAAGCAAAATGATGGAAACAatatttgtagatttgGTTAAAGTATCAGtttttgatgaagaacttctaATTAGAAGGTGTGGAATGGCAGTCCTCCAGGAGTATGTGGGAAGATTTGGTTCAATCTTGTATCAGTATCTGTCCGGAGAAGAGCGAGGGAATCGTATAGTTTCCTTCATTCAGCTATTCAATAGCCAAAGTATCAAAACTATACGTCTGTCTTATGAAATCATCCTACAATTACTTGAGCAACAGTTTGATAGAAATATATTTATTGGTGAACTATTACAAAATTCAACAGACGATTCTAAGTCGTATGAGGTTAGAAAACTTAGCGCAACCTACCTAAGAAAAGTTTTAGCCTGCAAACAGAAGAATGTGATCATTGGTTCTGATCTGTTTCCTGATTACGGTGTATTTGATTTCGTAACACGATTCATAGAGTGTGGAAATCTCACTGCTGCTTGTGAAGTGCTTGACAAAATCGATGTTAAACGTGTTGAGCATAAATTGGTAGAGTTGAATAGTCTGTTTTCTTTTGACTTCCACAGAGACAGTATCGAAAAGGCTATAGGCTACCTCAGACTTCTTAGTAAGTTAGTTGAAGGTTGTAATTACAAGTTCCAGGAATCGGACTGGACAAACCTACTCGATATTTCCCGAGTCAGGAATAAGCACGAGGAATTAATACCTCTATTCAAAGAGGTTATCCAGGTTCATCATGCTACCCCAGATTCAATAGCATTAAAGATGAGAGATTTGATCAAGAGCAATAATCTAATTTTGTCCAGAACGACTTTACATGACTCTTCACTTCTGAAGTCTCTGTTCGAGACGATATTCGAATTAGTGTATGACACGTCTGTCGACTGTGAAATTCGGGCAAACATGgtttcttctcttgatttctttgtCGACACTCCAGAATTCTTTGACGATATTAGGGTGGAAAACTTGCTTCATTTGCTTGATGATTATACAATAACGAACCAGGGAGACGTCGGTTCCAAAGTTAGATTAGCAACCCTTGGCGTGATCAAGCAGAACTTCAGCATGTTCgtgaaaaaagaagatatcTTGATGGGAAaattgttgagattgtCAGGTGAGTTGATTGATAAGATCAGAATTAGTTCCTTTGAGTTATTTCTTCGGGGAATGAATATCCAGCATCCCATGAATGCTAATAACGACATCGGAAAATACTATTCAAGTTTGTTTACTGTGTACCTCTCAAACCCAAGGGTGAGTACATGGGCGAATTCCTTCTGGAAAGGAGTCTGTTATAGTATTGGAGCTACAGCTGCTAACCGTTCAGTAATTAACGAATCTTTTCACCAATTGCTAAAGTACTTGGAGTCTGGTGATAGATGCCAAGATTTAAAGGAAGTGCTACTATTACTAAATACCACTACAAGCGTACTGGACAGGCAGTCAAAGGGCTGGGTACTGGTACTCAATGTGTTTGTCAAGCTCTTTGAGTGTAACTATAGGTTCCCCTCTGATTTCCCATTCGAGTCTTTGTATGTGAAGTGCTACAATTTGCAtatcaacaccaagaacTCAGCCAGAATCGGAGCAGTGATGAGAATTTTTCTTTATTTGATATTGCTGGATCAAGTTGACtcaaacttgaagctgaagGTGACGGCTAGATTGTTGTGGATATGTTGCAACCACAGGTTTGAAGGAACCAGAGAATTAGGAAGTAGCTTGATTTTTGAACTTGCCAATGAGATCATGAGTGAAGAAGCCATGGAATACATTTCTGCAATTGACTGGAAGCAACTGCCGGCGAAACTAAAGATTCACATCACGGATTTACAAagatttttttga
- the ILV2 gene encoding acetolactate synthase (Acetolactate synthase, mitochondrial precursor (Acetohydroxy-acid synthase) (ALS) (AHAS)) yields MARAALSRSSGSRYAIRALSNTKLHNATMSATSRPTPSPAFNAADIRQPQSYPTQRKKNDFVMDDSFIGLTGGEIFHEMMLRHNVDTVFGYAGGAILPVFDAIYNSDKFKFVLPRHEQGAGHMAEGYARATGKPGVVLVTSGPGATNVITPLADALMDGVPLVVFTGQVPTTAIGTDAFQEADVVGISRSCTKWNVMVKNVAELPRRINEAFEIATSGRPGPVLVDLPKDVTAAILREAIPINSTLPSNALQQITKEAQNEFTMGAIARSANLLNVAKKPIIYAGAGVLNHEDGPKLLKELSDKANIPVTTTLQGLGAFDQRDPKSLDMLGMHGHAAANTAMQDADCIIALGARFDDRVTGNINKFAPEAKLAASEGRGGIIHFEISPKNINKVVEATEAVEGDLTANLRSFIPLVKPVAERPQWLGKINEWKEKYPYAYQLETPGSLIKPQTLIKEISEQSSTYNKEVIVTTGVGQHQMWAAQHFTWTKPRTMITSGGLGTMGYGLPAAIGAQIGKPDAIVIDIDGDASFNMTLTELSSAVQAGAPVKVCVLNNEEQGMVTQWQSLFYEHRYSHTHQSNPDFMKLADAMGVQGIRISTQEELKSGVKAFLDAKGPVLLEVIVEKKVPVLPMVPAGSALDDFILWDAETEKQQKELRNERTGGKH; encoded by the coding sequence ATGGCCAGAGCTGCACTTTCAAGGAGCTCCGGTTCCCGATACGCCATCAGAGCCCTCTCTAACACCAAATTGCACAACGCTACCATGTCAGCTACTTCCAGACCTACTCCTCTGCCAGCATTCAATGCTGCAGACATCAGACAGCCACAATCTTACCCTACCCAGCGCAAAAAGAACGACTTTGTCATGGACGACTCCTTCATCGGGCTTACTGGAGGTGAAATCTTCCACGAAATGATGCTCAGGCACAACGTCGATACCGTTTTCGGCTACGCTGGTGGTGCCATCTTGCCAGTCTTCGATGCCATCTACAACTcagacaagttcaaatttGTTCTTCCCAGACACGAGCAGGGTGCTGGCCATATGGCTGAAGGTTACGCCCGTGCCACCGGCAAGCCTGGTGTTGTCCTTGTGACTTCTGGACCGGGTGCTACCAACGTCATCACGCCATTGGCTGATGCTCTCATGGACGGTGTTCCATTGGTTGTATTCACAGGTCAAGTACCTACCACTGCCATTGGTACTGATGCCTTCCAGGAAGCCGATGTCGTTGGTATCTCGCGTAGTTGTACCAAATGGAACGTTATGGTCAAGAATGTTGCTGAGTTGCCCAGAAGAATCAACGAGGCCTTCGAGATTGCTACTTCTGGAAGACCAGGTCCTGTCTTGGTCGATTTGCCAAAGGACGTTACTGCTGCTATCTTGAGAGAAGCCATTCCCATCAACTCGACCTTACCTTCTAATGCTCTTCAGCAGATTACTAAGGAGGCCCAAAACGAGTTCACCATGGGTGCCATTGCTCGTTCggccaacttgttgaacgTAGCCAAGAAGCCAATCATCTACGCCGGTGCCGGTGTTCTCAACCACGAGGATGGTcccaagttgttgaaggagttgTCTGACAAGGCCAACATTCCCGTCACGACCACCTTACAAGGTCTTGGAGCCTTTGACCAAAGAGACCCTAAGTCCTTGGACATGTTGGGAATGCACGGACACGCTGCTGCCAACACTGCCATGCAAGATGCCGATTGTATAATTGCTCTTGGTGCCAGATTTGACGACAGAGTCACTGGTaatatcaacaagttcGCCCCAGAAGCTAAACTCGCTGCTTCGGAAGGCAGAGGTGGTATCATCCACTTTGAAATTTCTCccaagaacatcaacaagGTCGTAGAAGCCACAGAAGCTGTGGAAGGAGACCTCACTGCTAACTTGCGTTCTTTCATTCCATTGGTTAAGCCTGTGGCTGAAAGACCACAATGGTTGGGTAAAATCAACGAATGGAAAGAGAAGTACCCATATGCCTACCAGCTTGAGACTCCAGGCTCTTTAATCAAGCCCCAGACCttgatcaaagaaatcTCTGAACAGTCTTCTACTTACAACAAGGAAGTCATCGTCACCACCGGTGTCGGCCAGCATCAGATGTGGGCAGCCCAACATTTCACATGGACCAAACCTAGAACCATGATCACATCTGGTGGTTTGGGAACCATGGGTTATGGATTGCCTGCTGCCATTGGTGCCCAAATCGGTAAACCCGATGCCATTGTCATCGATATTGATGGAGATGCCTCGTTCAACATGACTCTTACCGAATTGTCTTCAGCTGTGCAAGCTGGAGCTCCGGTCAAGGTCTGTGTCTTGAACAACGAAGAACAGGGTATGGTGACACAATGGCAGTCTCTTTTCTACGAACACAGATACTCTCACACCCACCAAAGCAACCCAGACTTCATGAAGTTGGCTGATGCCATGGGAGTGCAAGGAATCAGAATTTCCACACAGGAAGAGTTAAAGAGCGGAGTGAAAGCCTTCTTGGATGCTAAGGGCCCTGTTTTGTTGGAAGTCATTGTCGAAAAGAAGGTGCCAGTCTTGCCTATGGTGCCAGCTGGAAGTGCATTAGACGACTTCATCCTCTGGGACGCTGAAACCGAAAAACAGCAAAAGGAATTGAGAAATGAAAGAACTGGTGGAAAGCATTAA
- a CDS encoding zinc finger transcription factor (go_component nucleus~go_function transcription factor activity; zinc ion binding; DNA binding~go_process regulation of transcription, DNA-dependent; transcription), whose amino-acid sequence MVKVKTENEKEIKDKSASNLKLISTNTGTRVSQACDRCRIKKIKCDGLYPCHNCNKIGFECRTSDKLTRRAFPKGYTENLEKKLKELEQEMIDLKAKYGIVDDAGNSEVGAGGAVNSLSVNDTSVANTPNNTFTPSTSNVHNPNSSDDKVLLTTTNQTVQINNPIDQIFNLDNKGIIIGNDNLNFESQFNHLLINLNLPFLKITNSHNYLLNDPNSYLYHPSYHNYNQFHNKDLDVIYNPLTGNSNVNEFSLVNNQLPTDIYDLFIKLINNFKKLFNNKKELDNQIIQFFLNYNIFLPIFDYKQFMESYDAFHTMYPFIFTYDDSTINGFNLSNSNDYHIVNQYLMIIIQIYAMIYMNNPTINLNLLLNHSDPNYTFHKKSPKDNSPNIIKSLYDFLPYFNVFHVSVNQLQTYLLFLYYSLLTNNKEKSLILSSLINSFIGILGINLNSKNLFFDDLSLNTLQRRNRVKTFWVFKVLLKCFNLKFGFKPSLNTTVINPVTIDKYFQLTPEKLSTLLDNSDDLFNTLLKPSIEFLNLMNIIIPSSFAPNYYEYLKNKKKKKDPNHQHHTKHLDWILKEDDGEGNDGNLNYNYAQFLTIDKNLSNWRNSLKTKTINLLPLADEMGLPNISNISSNDLFHELRTGKLSSGITHEGLLNYYSTGIPDIYTASQLIKIQLNFHYILIRSMNYLNFIVDKELTYPYYIEISHISREVLHYFLFIFDHINKSNEKTIDPTPSSSNIVMESLGLDVDEDGFVINDFSVKRRKTNGSDRHNIAKRITKEIPPSPFNYMLNGLSMTIINFKKSMILQLLFLLICQLKFFKRNDFDLISDSIPLLNESVELFIKIFINYKVGVNRKDPKKVKEDKLFEKLMNDQLRDEILKDQADSDFDDDDEASNAYQSIDWDDEEMDEDLKYLKILKFVKYKSNDILNKLIGKNSSSVPEPSQVTHHHHVEQPSQLHVHPHIDSNRSSLSKPTGPPILPPPVINNFYANSPSAGSPGLGSFNKIPSMSKFDFLLSDNDYSNQAKSQSHTPQDYELAKKEKLVINDLMNLRHGSQGSNKYPGPSSNPNWIHSSSNSNTNGYNGSGH is encoded by the coding sequence ATGGTCAAAGTCAAGACGGAAAacgaaaaagaaatcaaggacAAATCAGCGTCCAACCTCAAGTTGATCTCAACCAACACGGGGACGAGAGTGTCACAGGCTTGTGACCGGTGTCgtatcaagaagatcaaatgTGACGGTCTCTATCCGTGTCACAACTGCAACAAGATTGGGTTTGAGTGTAGGACAAGCGACAAACTCACCAGAAGAGCGTTTCCCAAAGGGTATACAGAaaacttggagaagaaacttAAAGAGTTGGAGCAAGAGATGATCGATTTGAAGGCCAAGTATGGCATAGTAGATGACGCTGGTAACTCTGAAGTTGGAGCTGGAGGGGCTGTTAACAGTCTCAGTGTGAACGACACCTCTGTAGCGAATACACCTAATAACACATTTactccttcaacttctaaCGTTCATAATCCTAACTCTTCTGATGACAAGGTGCTATTGACCACCACCAACCAGACGGTGCAAATCAACAACCCTATTGACCAGATCTTCAACCTAGACAACAAGGGTATAATTATCGGAAACGATAATCTCAACTTCGAGTCGCAGTTCAACCATTTGCTCATCAACTTAAATCTCCCATTTCTCAAGATCACCAATTCACATAACTACTTGCTAAACGATCCAAACAGCTACTTGTACCATCCTTCGTACCATAACTACAACCAGTTCCATAACAAAGATTTGGATGTGATCTACAACCCATTAACGGGAAACAGCAACGTCAACGAGTTCAGCTTGGTCAACAACCAGTTGCCTACAGATATCTACGACTTGTTCATCAAGCTAATCAATaacttcaaaaagttgttcaacaacaaaaagGAGTTGGACAATCAGATCATTCagttctttctcaactACAACATCTTCTTACCCATCTTTGACTACAAACAGTTCATGGAATCGTACGATGCTTTTCACACGATGTATCCCTTCATCTTCACCTATGATGATTCGACTATCAACGGGTTCAATCTCTCCAACAGCAATGACTACCACATTGTGAACCAGTACCTCATGATCATCATCCAGATATATGCCATGATCTACATGAACAACCCTACCATcaatttgaacttgttgttgaaccaTTCAGACCCAAATTATACCTTCCACAAAAAGTCTCCTAAAGATAACTCGCCCAATATTATCAAGTCCTTGTACGATTTCCTCCCCTATTTCAATGTATTCCATGTATCTGTTAACCAACTACAAACCTATTTATTATTCTTGTATTACTCCCTCTTGACCAACAACAAGGAGAAGTCCTTGATTTTGTCGTCCCTAATTAATTCATTTATTGGGATCCTTGGTATCAACCTTAATTCCAAAAACTTGTTCTTCGACGACTTGTCGCTTAACACACTTCAGAGAAGGAACAGAGTGAAAACATTCTGGGTGTTCAAGGTCTTGTTAAAGTGCTTCAATTTAAAGTTTGGCTTCAAGCCTAGCTTGAATACCACTGTTATTAATCCTGTTACTATCGACAAGTATTTTCAATTGACACCAGAAAAATTGAGTACCTTGCTCGACAACAGTGAtgacttgttcaacactTTGTTGAAGCCAAGTATcgagttcttgaacttgatgaatATTATCATTCCCTCGTCGTTTGCGCCTAACTATTACGAATATCTTAaaaataagaagaagaaaaaagatCCAAACCACCAGCATCATACCAAGCATCTTGATTGGATCCttaaagaagatgatggtGAAGGCAATGATGGTAACTTGAACTATAACTATGCTCAATTCTTAACTATTGACAAGAATTTGTCCAACTGGAGAAATTCGTTGAAAACCAAGACCATCAACTTATTGCCCTTGGCAGATGAAATGGGCTTACCTAACATTTCCAacatttcttccaatgaTCTCTTTCATGAATTAAGAACCGGGAAGTTATCATCAGGTATCACCCATGAAGGTTTACTCAATTACTATTCTACTGGGATCCCGGATATCTATACTGCTTCTCAGTTGATAAAAATTCAGTTGAACTTCCACTACATATTGATTAGATCCATGAATTATCTTAACTTCATTGTTGACAAGGAATTAACTTATCCATATTATATCGAGATTTCTCATATATCTCGGGAGGTATTGCATTACTTCTTGTTTATATTCGATCACATAAACAAGTCCAATGAGAAAACGATTGATCCGACACCTTCTTCGTCCAATATTGTCATGGAAAGTTTAGGTCTcgatgtagatgaagatggctTTGTCATTAATGATTTTTCtgtgaaaagaagaaagactaATGGTTCCGATAGACACAATATCGCTAAGAGAATTACCAAAGAAATTCCACCTTCGCCATTCAACTATATGTTGAATGGTTTATCTATGACCATTATCAACTTTAAGAAATCTATGATCTTAcaattgttgtttcttttaatttgtcaattgaagttcttcaaacgtaatgattttgatttgATCAGCGACTCCATTCCTTTGTTAAACGAAAGTGTTGAATTGTTCATCAAGATTTTCATCAACTACAAGGTCGGAGTCAATAGAAAGGACCCCAAGAAGGTGAAGGAAGATAAACTCTTCGAAAAACTTATGAATGATCAGTTGCGTgatgaaatcttgaaggaCCAAGCCGATAGCGATTTtgacgatgatgacgaagCAAGCAATGCATATCAAAGCATTGACTGGGATGATGAAGAGATGGACGAAGATTTGaaatacttgaagattctCAAATTCGTAAAATACAAAAGTAACgatatcttgaacaaaCTTATTGGGAAGAACTCTTCAAGTGTTCCGGAACCAAGTCAAGTCACTCACCATCATCATGTCGAGCAGCCATCTCAGCTTCATGTCCATCCTCACATCGACAGCAATCGTTCATCTTTGTCAAAGCCAACAGGGCCTCCAATATTGCCTCCGCCTgttatcaacaacttctatGCCAATTCTCCTAGTGCTGGTTCGCCAGGTTTGGGCtcattcaacaagatcCCATCTATGTCTAAGTTCGATTTTCTCCTTTCAGACAATGACTACAGCAACCAAGCGAAATCGCAATCGCATACTCCTCAAGATTATGAGCTAgccaagaaagagaaactAGTCATAAATGACTTAATGAACTTGCGGCACGGATCTCAGGGTAGCAATAAGTATCCTGGACCATCTCTGAATCCCAATTGGATTCATTCGTCGTCCAATTCGAACACAAACGGATACAATGGTTCAGGGCACTAA